In Polyodon spathula isolate WHYD16114869_AA chromosome 11, ASM1765450v1, whole genome shotgun sequence, one genomic interval encodes:
- the LOC121322542 gene encoding zinc finger matrin-type protein 3-like isoform X1 — translation MAMNVKNRGAYFQNNYINYTSQPPNYRSNSHFVHRLTGPDPKVKPVLNMCQQPPFRPMAPSQPDPLQFPLSTSLSSGPPSLQPVQRSPHPPPQPPCPKSLPPPQEEETQAVGDQDSTLEDLCRPLYCKLCNVTLNSTQQAQAHYQGKNHNKKLRNFYAGSQQPPPLRVPEVVEPPVQQPPPPATVPVTQSGSFKAGSRVILATENDYCKLCDASFSSPAVAQAHYQGKNHAKRLRLAEAQQRSTFIDTSQANQRRPRKEGNDFKIMKTRRNAYVPQSMLGPYYNPRPRQRIPRDLAMCVTPSGQFYCSMCNSGASEEAEFRLHLESKHHKSKVSEQRYRSEMENLGYT, via the exons ATGGCGATGAATGTGAAGAATAGAGGTGCTTATTtccaaaataattacataaattatACCTCTCAGCCTCCTAACTATCGGAGTAACAGTCACTTTGTTCACAGGTTAACag GTCCTGATCCCAAAGTGAAACCTGTACTGAATATGTGCCAGCAACCACCTTTTCGACCGATGGCTCCTTCCCAGCCTGACCCTCTCCAGTTCCCCTTGTCTACTTCACTGTCCTCAGGGCCACCTTCCCTGCAGCCGGTCCAGAGATCCCCTCATCCTCCGCCACAACCCCCCTGCCCCAAATCCCTGCCACCCCCCCAGGAAGAGGAGACACAGGCTGTGGGGGATCAGGACTCTACCTTGGAGGACCTCTGTAGGCCCTTGTACTGCAAGCTGTGCAATGTCACTCTGAACTCTACACAGCAAGCACAAGCTCATTACCAG GGTAAAAATCATAATAAGAAACTTCGGAATTTCTATGCTGGTAGTCAGCAGCCGCCCCCTCTCAGAGTTCCAGAGGTGGTGGAGCCCCCTGTCCAGCAGCCCCCTCCCCCAGCAACAGTACCAGTGACTCAG TCAGGTTCCTTTAAGGCAGGTAGCCGGGTGATTCTGGCTACAGAGAATGATTACTGTAAGCTGTGCGATGCCTCGTTCAGCTCGCCAGCTGTGGCTCAGGCCCATTACCAGGGGAAGAACCATGCCAAGCGGCTGCGGCTGGCTGAGGCCCAGCAGAGAAGCACTTTCAT agACACATCACAAGCAAACCAAAGGCGACCAAGGAAAGAAGGGAACgactttaaaataatgaagacCCGCAGGAATGCGTATGTGCCTCAAAGCATGCTAG GTCCCTACTATAACCCGCGCCCTCGGCAACGAATCCCACGGGACTTGGCGATGTGTGTCACGCCCAGCGGCCAGTTCTACTGCTCCATGTGCAACTCTGGGGCCAGCGAGGAGGCGGAGTTCCGGCTGCACCTGGAGAGCAAACATCACAAGAGCAAAGTGTCCGAGCAGCGCTACCGCAGTGAGATGGAAAACCTAGGCTATACATAA
- the LOC121322542 gene encoding zinc finger matrin-type protein 3-like isoform X3, translated as MCQQPPFRPMAPSQPDPLQFPLSTSLSSGPPSLQPVQRSPHPPPQPPCPKSLPPPQEEETQAVGDQDSTLEDLCRPLYCKLCNVTLNSTQQAQAHYQGKNHNKKLRNFYAGSQQPPPLRVPEVVEPPVQQPPPPATVPVTQSGSFKAGSRVILATENDYCKLCDASFSSPAVAQAHYQGKNHAKRLRLAEAQQRSTFIDTSQANQRRPRKEGNDFKIMKTRRNAYVPQSMLGPYYNPRPRQRIPRDLAMCVTPSGQFYCSMCNSGASEEAEFRLHLESKHHKSKVSEQRYRSEMENLGYT; from the exons ATGTGCCAGCAACCACCTTTTCGACCGATGGCTCCTTCCCAGCCTGACCCTCTCCAGTTCCCCTTGTCTACTTCACTGTCCTCAGGGCCACCTTCCCTGCAGCCGGTCCAGAGATCCCCTCATCCTCCGCCACAACCCCCCTGCCCCAAATCCCTGCCACCCCCCCAGGAAGAGGAGACACAGGCTGTGGGGGATCAGGACTCTACCTTGGAGGACCTCTGTAGGCCCTTGTACTGCAAGCTGTGCAATGTCACTCTGAACTCTACACAGCAAGCACAAGCTCATTACCAG GGTAAAAATCATAATAAGAAACTTCGGAATTTCTATGCTGGTAGTCAGCAGCCGCCCCCTCTCAGAGTTCCAGAGGTGGTGGAGCCCCCTGTCCAGCAGCCCCCTCCCCCAGCAACAGTACCAGTGACTCAG TCAGGTTCCTTTAAGGCAGGTAGCCGGGTGATTCTGGCTACAGAGAATGATTACTGTAAGCTGTGCGATGCCTCGTTCAGCTCGCCAGCTGTGGCTCAGGCCCATTACCAGGGGAAGAACCATGCCAAGCGGCTGCGGCTGGCTGAGGCCCAGCAGAGAAGCACTTTCAT agACACATCACAAGCAAACCAAAGGCGACCAAGGAAAGAAGGGAACgactttaaaataatgaagacCCGCAGGAATGCGTATGTGCCTCAAAGCATGCTAG GTCCCTACTATAACCCGCGCCCTCGGCAACGAATCCCACGGGACTTGGCGATGTGTGTCACGCCCAGCGGCCAGTTCTACTGCTCCATGTGCAACTCTGGGGCCAGCGAGGAGGCGGAGTTCCGGCTGCACCTGGAGAGCAAACATCACAAGAGCAAAGTGTCCGAGCAGCGCTACCGCAGTGAGATGGAAAACCTAGGCTATACATAA
- the LOC121322542 gene encoding zinc finger matrin-type protein 3-like isoform X2, whose product MAMNVKNRGPDPKVKPVLNMCQQPPFRPMAPSQPDPLQFPLSTSLSSGPPSLQPVQRSPHPPPQPPCPKSLPPPQEEETQAVGDQDSTLEDLCRPLYCKLCNVTLNSTQQAQAHYQGKNHNKKLRNFYAGSQQPPPLRVPEVVEPPVQQPPPPATVPVTQSGSFKAGSRVILATENDYCKLCDASFSSPAVAQAHYQGKNHAKRLRLAEAQQRSTFIDTSQANQRRPRKEGNDFKIMKTRRNAYVPQSMLGPYYNPRPRQRIPRDLAMCVTPSGQFYCSMCNSGASEEAEFRLHLESKHHKSKVSEQRYRSEMENLGYT is encoded by the exons ATGGCGATGAATGTGAAGAATAGAG GTCCTGATCCCAAAGTGAAACCTGTACTGAATATGTGCCAGCAACCACCTTTTCGACCGATGGCTCCTTCCCAGCCTGACCCTCTCCAGTTCCCCTTGTCTACTTCACTGTCCTCAGGGCCACCTTCCCTGCAGCCGGTCCAGAGATCCCCTCATCCTCCGCCACAACCCCCCTGCCCCAAATCCCTGCCACCCCCCCAGGAAGAGGAGACACAGGCTGTGGGGGATCAGGACTCTACCTTGGAGGACCTCTGTAGGCCCTTGTACTGCAAGCTGTGCAATGTCACTCTGAACTCTACACAGCAAGCACAAGCTCATTACCAG GGTAAAAATCATAATAAGAAACTTCGGAATTTCTATGCTGGTAGTCAGCAGCCGCCCCCTCTCAGAGTTCCAGAGGTGGTGGAGCCCCCTGTCCAGCAGCCCCCTCCCCCAGCAACAGTACCAGTGACTCAG TCAGGTTCCTTTAAGGCAGGTAGCCGGGTGATTCTGGCTACAGAGAATGATTACTGTAAGCTGTGCGATGCCTCGTTCAGCTCGCCAGCTGTGGCTCAGGCCCATTACCAGGGGAAGAACCATGCCAAGCGGCTGCGGCTGGCTGAGGCCCAGCAGAGAAGCACTTTCAT agACACATCACAAGCAAACCAAAGGCGACCAAGGAAAGAAGGGAACgactttaaaataatgaagacCCGCAGGAATGCGTATGTGCCTCAAAGCATGCTAG GTCCCTACTATAACCCGCGCCCTCGGCAACGAATCCCACGGGACTTGGCGATGTGTGTCACGCCCAGCGGCCAGTTCTACTGCTCCATGTGCAACTCTGGGGCCAGCGAGGAGGCGGAGTTCCGGCTGCACCTGGAGAGCAAACATCACAAGAGCAAAGTGTCCGAGCAGCGCTACCGCAGTGAGATGGAAAACCTAGGCTATACATAA